One genomic region from Nocardia vinacea encodes:
- a CDS encoding 4Fe-4S dicluster domain-containing protein: MALVNSRIDVPVTVDEQKCIDGCTLCVDMCPLDSLAIHPDSGKAYMHVDECWYCGPCAARCPVGAVTVNIPYLLR; encoded by the coding sequence ATGGCCCTGGTCAACTCCCGAATCGACGTTCCGGTCACCGTCGATGAACAGAAATGCATCGACGGCTGCACCCTGTGCGTCGATATGTGCCCACTGGATTCGCTCGCGATCCACCCGGATTCCGGCAAGGCGTATATGCACGTCGACGAGTGCTGGTACTGCGGCCCGTGCGCGGCCCGCTGTCCGGTCGGTGCCGTGACCGTCAACATCCCCTACTTGCTGCGCTGA